From the Scophthalmus maximus strain ysfricsl-2021 chromosome 11, ASM2237912v1, whole genome shotgun sequence genome, one window contains:
- the LOC118298137 gene encoding integrin-linked kinase-associated serine/threonine phosphatase 2C isoform X1, producing MDLFDDLPEPTRTGGSVLSAPLTVRPRATDEEEEEEEEEEERSVKRKREDAQSDEREERGKIKKVCKEGLPVLRGYVAARRGERDEMQDAHVLLPDMSGCLSTLPGQVSRVSYFAVFDGHGGARASRFAAEHLHHNLAKKFPSGENENLDKLIKKCLLDTFRQTDEDFLRKASSQKPAWKDGSTATCVLVVDDTVYVASLGDSRAVLCRTEAAAAADGQRKTVTLALSKEHNPTMYEERMRIQRAGGTVRDGRVLGVLEVSRSIGDGQYKRCGVISSPDLRRCQLSANDRFIVLACDGLFKVFSADEAVRFVLNVLQDGSVEQRAGLTEEEVRFEAACQQLASEAVRRGCADNVTVILLSVGF from the exons ATGGACCTGTTCGACGACCTGCCGGAGCCCACACGGACCGGCG GTTCGGTTTTGTCAGCGCCGCTCACGGTGCGACCGCGGGCCAccgacgaagaggaggaggaggaggaagaggaggaggagaggagtgtaAAAAGAAAACGAGAAGATGCTCAGTCtgatgagagggaggagcgaGGGAAGATCAAGAAAGTTTGTAAAGAAG GCCTCCCCGTGCTGAGGGGCTACGTGGCGGCGAGGCGTGGCGAGCGGGACGAGATGCAGGACGCCCACGTGCTGCTGCCGGACATGAGTGGCTGTCTGTCGACTCTGCCTGGACAAGT ATCACGTGTTTCCTACTTTGCGGTATTCGACGGTCACGGCGGAGCTCGAGCCTCCCGATTCGCTGCAGAGCATCTCCATCACAATCTGGCCAAGAAGTTCCCGAGCG gagagaatgagaatctggacaaactgatcaagaaatGTCTCCTGGACACTTTCAGACAGACGGATGAAGACTTTCTGAGAAAAGCCTCCAGCCA GAAACCGGCGTGGAAGGACGGGTCGACGGCCACGTGTGTGCTGGTGGTGGACGACACGGTGTACGTGGCCAGTCTGGGCGACAGCAGG GCAGTGTTGTGTCggacggaggcggcggcggcggcagatgGACAGAGGAAGACAGTGACTCTGGCTCTGAGTAAAGAGCACAACCCGACCATGtatgaggagaggatgaggatcCAGAGAGCGGGAGGCACCGTCCG ggaCGGCAGAGTGCTCGGCGTCCTCGAGGTTTCCCGCTCTATCGGCGACGGACAGTACAAACGCTGTGGAGTCATTTCCTCACCCGACCTGAGGAGGTGTCAGCTCTCAGCCAATGACAG GTTCATCGTTCTCGCCTGTGACGGTTTGTTCAAGGTGTTTTCTGCCGACGAAGCCGTTCGATTCGTCCTAAACGTCCTGCAG GATGGGAGTGTGGAGCAGAGGGCGGGGttaacagaggaggaggtgcggTTTGAAGCTGCCTGTCAGCAGCTGGCCAGTGAGGCGGTGAGACGAGGCTGCGCCGACAACGTCACCGTGATCCTGCTCTCTGTTGgcttctga
- the LOC118298137 gene encoding integrin-linked kinase-associated serine/threonine phosphatase 2C isoform X3 produces the protein MQDAHVLLPDMSGCLSTLPGQVSRVSYFAVFDGHGGARASRFAAEHLHHNLAKKFPSGENENLDKLIKKCLLDTFRQTDEDFLRKASSQKPAWKDGSTATCVLVVDDTVYVASLGDSRAVLCRTEAAAAADGQRKTVTLALSKEHNPTMYEERMRIQRAGGTVRDGRVLGVLEVSRSIGDGQYKRCGVISSPDLRRCQLSANDRFIVLACDGLFKVFSADEAVRFVLNVLQDGSVEQRAGLTEEEVRFEAACQQLASEAVRRGCADNVTVILLSVGF, from the exons ATGCAGGACGCCCACGTGCTGCTGCCGGACATGAGTGGCTGTCTGTCGACTCTGCCTGGACAAGT ATCACGTGTTTCCTACTTTGCGGTATTCGACGGTCACGGCGGAGCTCGAGCCTCCCGATTCGCTGCAGAGCATCTCCATCACAATCTGGCCAAGAAGTTCCCGAGCG gagagaatgagaatctggacaaactgatcaagaaatGTCTCCTGGACACTTTCAGACAGACGGATGAAGACTTTCTGAGAAAAGCCTCCAGCCA GAAACCGGCGTGGAAGGACGGGTCGACGGCCACGTGTGTGCTGGTGGTGGACGACACGGTGTACGTGGCCAGTCTGGGCGACAGCAGG GCAGTGTTGTGTCggacggaggcggcggcggcggcagatgGACAGAGGAAGACAGTGACTCTGGCTCTGAGTAAAGAGCACAACCCGACCATGtatgaggagaggatgaggatcCAGAGAGCGGGAGGCACCGTCCG ggaCGGCAGAGTGCTCGGCGTCCTCGAGGTTTCCCGCTCTATCGGCGACGGACAGTACAAACGCTGTGGAGTCATTTCCTCACCCGACCTGAGGAGGTGTCAGCTCTCAGCCAATGACAG GTTCATCGTTCTCGCCTGTGACGGTTTGTTCAAGGTGTTTTCTGCCGACGAAGCCGTTCGATTCGTCCTAAACGTCCTGCAG GATGGGAGTGTGGAGCAGAGGGCGGGGttaacagaggaggaggtgcggTTTGAAGCTGCCTGTCAGCAGCTGGCCAGTGAGGCGGTGAGACGAGGCTGCGCCGACAACGTCACCGTGATCCTGCTCTCTGTTGgcttctga
- the LOC118298189 gene encoding latent-transforming growth factor beta-binding protein 2-like, with protein MRISLLFLWTGWILTLHTAAPRRPPRAEGGARPGAAPAARPGAGEQLRGGRGRAAPTGPHVCGRQCCPGWTSSPQTRTCTIPRCFPRCHNGALCRRPDRCICRRGFRGSRCQFSAVMGSVPGRPLTSIHPTTTAAVVRRLDTRGVPERLRVHEVEMKATAEETLTQAESKPEFNDLRLQTRDGGEASVTWRVKTEDVPPRTLQTVSGSESEGESVDQQSDAAAEHLQSDPGRRSEAGETRRTEEEEVKKQQQPLSLREAQAVLLRKTLSRRGRGDKMAALLMKHIEKERKKLVSAASSSNSSSSSSVKTSGKSFHTQKGQYTVHLTTPTAVQRSDLRTVGLLWKTDG; from the exons ATGCggatctctctcctcttcctctggacCGGCTGGATCCTGACTCTTCACACCGCAGCTCCGCGGCGTCCGCCCCGGGCGGAGGGAGGCGCGCGGCCCGGCGCGGCCCCGGCGGCGCGGCCCGGCGCCGGGGAGCAGCTCCGAGGAGGCCGCGGGAGAGCAGCTCCGACCGG tcctCACGTCTGTGGACGTCAGTGTTGTCCTGGATGGACGTCGTCTCCACAGACCAGGACCTGCACCATAC ccagaTGTTTTCCTCGCTGTCACAACGGAGCACTGTGCCGGCGGCCCGATCGCTGCATTTGCCGGCGAGGTTTCCGCGGCTCTCGCTGCCAGTTTTCCGCGGTGATGGGGTCTGTGCCgggacgacctctgacctccatccatcccaccaccaccgccgccgtcGTCCGGCGCCTGGATACCAGAGGTGTCCCCGAGAGGCTCCGGGTGCACGAGGTGGAGATGAAGGCCACAGCTGAGGAAACGCTGACACAGGCCGAGTCTAAACCCGAGTTTAACGACCTCCGACTCCAGACGAGAGACGGCGGAGAGGCCTCCGTCACCTGGAGGGTGAAGACTGAGGACGTTCCTCCTCGGACTCTCCAGACGGTGTCAGGTTCTGAGAGCGAAGGTGAAAGTGTGGACCAACAGTCTGACGCAGCAGCTGAGCACCTGCAGTCGGACCCGGGTCGGAGGTCGGAGGctggagagacgaggaggacggaggaggaggaggtgaagaagcagcagcagccgctgaG TCTGCGGGAGGCCCAGGCGGTGCTGCTGAGGAAGACTCTgtcaaggagaggaagaggggacaAGATGGCCGCCCTGCTGATGAAGCACatagagaaggagaggaagaaactTGTCAGCGCGGCCTCCTCTTCCAACTCGTCATCGTCCTCATCGGTGAAAACCAGTGGGAAGAGTTTCCACACTCAGAAGGGCCAGTACACCGTCCACCTCACCACACCCACAG CTGTGCAGAGATCTGACCTGAGAACAGTCGGCCTCCTGTGGAAAACTGATGGATGA
- the LOC118298137 gene encoding integrin-linked kinase-associated serine/threonine phosphatase 2C isoform X2, with translation MDLFDDLPEPTRTGGSVLSAPLTVRPRATDEEEEEEEEEEERSVKRKREDAQSDEREERGKIKKVCLPVLRGYVAARRGERDEMQDAHVLLPDMSGCLSTLPGQVSRVSYFAVFDGHGGARASRFAAEHLHHNLAKKFPSGENENLDKLIKKCLLDTFRQTDEDFLRKASSQKPAWKDGSTATCVLVVDDTVYVASLGDSRAVLCRTEAAAAADGQRKTVTLALSKEHNPTMYEERMRIQRAGGTVRDGRVLGVLEVSRSIGDGQYKRCGVISSPDLRRCQLSANDRFIVLACDGLFKVFSADEAVRFVLNVLQDGSVEQRAGLTEEEVRFEAACQQLASEAVRRGCADNVTVILLSVGF, from the exons ATGGACCTGTTCGACGACCTGCCGGAGCCCACACGGACCGGCG GTTCGGTTTTGTCAGCGCCGCTCACGGTGCGACCGCGGGCCAccgacgaagaggaggaggaggaggaagaggaggaggagaggagtgtaAAAAGAAAACGAGAAGATGCTCAGTCtgatgagagggaggagcgaGGGAAGATCAAGAAAGTTT GCCTCCCCGTGCTGAGGGGCTACGTGGCGGCGAGGCGTGGCGAGCGGGACGAGATGCAGGACGCCCACGTGCTGCTGCCGGACATGAGTGGCTGTCTGTCGACTCTGCCTGGACAAGT ATCACGTGTTTCCTACTTTGCGGTATTCGACGGTCACGGCGGAGCTCGAGCCTCCCGATTCGCTGCAGAGCATCTCCATCACAATCTGGCCAAGAAGTTCCCGAGCG gagagaatgagaatctggacaaactgatcaagaaatGTCTCCTGGACACTTTCAGACAGACGGATGAAGACTTTCTGAGAAAAGCCTCCAGCCA GAAACCGGCGTGGAAGGACGGGTCGACGGCCACGTGTGTGCTGGTGGTGGACGACACGGTGTACGTGGCCAGTCTGGGCGACAGCAGG GCAGTGTTGTGTCggacggaggcggcggcggcggcagatgGACAGAGGAAGACAGTGACTCTGGCTCTGAGTAAAGAGCACAACCCGACCATGtatgaggagaggatgaggatcCAGAGAGCGGGAGGCACCGTCCG ggaCGGCAGAGTGCTCGGCGTCCTCGAGGTTTCCCGCTCTATCGGCGACGGACAGTACAAACGCTGTGGAGTCATTTCCTCACCCGACCTGAGGAGGTGTCAGCTCTCAGCCAATGACAG GTTCATCGTTCTCGCCTGTGACGGTTTGTTCAAGGTGTTTTCTGCCGACGAAGCCGTTCGATTCGTCCTAAACGTCCTGCAG GATGGGAGTGTGGAGCAGAGGGCGGGGttaacagaggaggaggtgcggTTTGAAGCTGCCTGTCAGCAGCTGGCCAGTGAGGCGGTGAGACGAGGCTGCGCCGACAACGTCACCGTGATCCTGCTCTCTGTTGgcttctga